A stretch of Vigna angularis cultivar LongXiaoDou No.4 chromosome 4, ASM1680809v1, whole genome shotgun sequence DNA encodes these proteins:
- the LOC108331406 gene encoding nuclear poly(A) polymerase 4 isoform X4 has protein sequence MAVSDSPSGASTPPQQEQANKYGFTKPLSLAGPTDADLHRNNELERFLLDSGLYESNDESAARKEVLHRLDQIVKSWVKQLTRQRGYTDQMVEDANAVIFTFGSYRLGVHGPGVDIDTLCIGPSYVNREEDFFIILHNILAEMEEVSELQPVPDAHVPVMKFKFQGISIDLLYASISLLVVPEDLDISHGSVLYDVDEPTVRSLNGCRVADQILKLVPNIEHFRTTLRCLKFWAKRRGVYSNVTGFLGGVNWAILVARICQLYPNAIPSMLVSRFFRVYTQWRWPNPVMLCSIEENELGFPIWDPRRNPRDRFHTMPIITPAYPCMNSSYNVSASTLRVMMEQFRYGNKICDEIDLNKAQWSALFQPYIFFEAYKNYLQVDIVASDTDDLLAWKGWVESRLRLLTLKIERDTNGMLQCHPYPHEYIDTSKPCAHSAFFMGLQRKEGVRGQEGQQFDIRGTVDEFRQEINMYIYWKPGMEIFVSHVRRKQLPAFVFPDGYKRTRMPRHISHPTEKTGDDATKCYSGSGPSERCTKRKSYPEMVEKKPDKPDKRASISPQRLESVSPESCTSKSGGTAQMSIDSMEGVWVAGSTTNYANSNCEIKSSDVLPGSGLSSVVADMQISEPGFVDTTHDMLKPRCVEVPNENGVVDGDKAQDLALDCLESEETESTNNFSNCKAGVVDMDQQLDKACNFITRDECSDYVPNASSQNLSCEISDSEVL, from the exons ATTGTGAAGAGCTGGGTGAAGCAGTTGACGCGCCAACGTGGCTACACAGATCAGATGGTTGAGGATGCAAACGCAGTCATTTTCACTTTTGGTTCTTACCGACTAGGG GTTCATGGACCTGGAGTTGACATTGACACTTTGTGCATTGGTCCTTCTTATGTGAACCGAGAG GAAgatttcttcatcattttgcatAACATTCTGGctgaaatggaagaagtttcTGAACTTCAACCAGTTCCTGATGCACATGTTCCTGTAATGAAATTCAAATTCCAGGGAATATCTATAGATTTGCTGTATGCAAGTATATCACTTTTGGTTGTGCCAGAA GACCTGGATATCTCTCATGGTTCAGTGCTGTATGATGTTGATGAACCAACTGTTCGAAGTCTTAATGGCTGCCGTGTGGCAGATCAAATTCTTAAACTTGTTCCAAATATTGAG CACTTTCGAACTACACTGAGATGCTTGAAGTTTTGGGCTAAAAGACGTGGTGTTTATTCAAAT GTTACTGGATTCCTTGGTGGTGTAAATTGGGCTATTTTAGTTGCTCGAATATGCCAGCTTTACCCTAATGCAATCCCTAGTATGTTGGTTTCCCGGTTCTTCAGGGTCTATACACAGTGGCGATGGCCAAACCCTGTAATGCTATGCTCTATTGAAGAGAATGAACTGGGATTCCCTATATGGGATCCTCGTAGAAATCCCCGAGATAGATTTCACACTATGCCAATAATTACTCCTGCATACCCTTGCATGAATTCAAGTTACAATGTCTCAGCAAGTACTCTTCGTGTCATGATGGAACAGTTCCGCTATGGCAATAAGATTTGTGAT GAAATTGACCTCAATAAAGCCCAGTGGAGCGCACTTTTTCAGCCTTATATCTTTTTTGAGGCATACAAAAACTATTTACAAGTGGACATAGTTGCATCGGACACTGATGATTTACTAGCATGGAAGGGCTGGGTAGAATCTCGATTGAGGCTGCTTACCCTTAAG ATAGAGCGAGATACAAATGGTATGCTGCAGTGCCATCCTTATCCACATGAGTATATAGACACATCGAAGCCATGTGCTCATTCTGCATTTTTCATGGGCTTGCAAAGGAAAGAGGGAGTAAGAGGTCAAGAAGGACAGCAATTTGATATACGTGGAACGGTTGATGAATTTAGACaagaaataaatatgtatatctACTGGAAGCCTGGAATGGAAATTTTTGTTTCTCATGTTCGTCGAAAGCAACTTCCTGCATTTGTTTTTCCTGATGGTTACAAACGCACTAGAATGCCAAGACACATAAGCCATCCGACCGAAAAAACAGGTGATGATGCCACGAAGTGCTACTCTGGATCTGGGCCATCTGAAAGATGCACCAAGAGGAAAAGTTACCCTGAAATGGTGGAAAAGAAGCCAGACAAACCAGATAAACGGGCATCTATTAGCCCACAGAGGTTAGAAAGTGTTTCTCCTGAAAGTTGTACTAGTAAATCAGGTGGTACAGCTCAAATGAGTATTGATAGTATGGAAGGGGTTTGGGtagctggttcaacaaccaatTATGCTAACAGCAATTGTGAAATTAAGTCATCTGATGTGCTCCCAGGAAGTGGACTAAGCTCTGTCGTAGCTGACATGCAGATAAGTGAACCGGGCTTTGTTGACACCACACATGATATGTTGAAACCGAGGTGTGTAGAAGTTCCTAATGAG AATGGAGTTGTCGATGGGGACAAAGCTCAGGATCTGGCTTTAGATTGCTTGGAAAGTGAAGAAACCGAATCTACTAACAATTTTTCGAACTGTAAAGCGGGTGTCGTCGATATGGATCAGCAACTAGACAAAGCATGTAATTTCATCACAAGGGATGAATGCTCAGATTATGTACCAAATGCCAGCTCCCAGAACCTCAGTTGCGAG ATTTCAGACTCAGAAGTGTTGTAA
- the LOC108331406 gene encoding nuclear poly(A) polymerase 4 isoform X5 has protein sequence MEEVSELQPVPDAHVPVMKFKFQGISIDLLYASISLLVVPEDLDISHGSVLYDVDEPTVRSLNGCRVADQILKLVPNIEHFRTTLRCLKFWAKRRGVYSNVTGFLGGVNWAILVARICQLYPNAIPSMLVSRFFRVYTQWRWPNPVMLCSIEENELGFPIWDPRRNPRDRFHTMPIITPAYPCMNSSYNVSASTLRVMMEQFRYGNKICDEIDLNKAQWSALFQPYIFFEAYKNYLQVDIVASDTDDLLAWKGWVESRLRLLTLKIERDTNGMLQCHPYPHEYIDTSKPCAHSAFFMGLQRKEGVRGQEGQQFDIRGTVDEFRQEINMYIYWKPGMEIFVSHVRRKQLPAFVFPDGYKRTRMPRHISHPTEKTGDDATKCYSGSGPSERCTKRKSYPEMVEKKPDKPDKRASISPQRLESVSPESCTSKSGGTAQMSIDSMEGVWVAGSTTNYANSNCEIKSSDVLPGSGLSSVVADMQISEPGFVDTTHDMLKPRCVEVPNENGVVDGDKAQDLALDCLESEETESTNNFSNCKAGVVDMDQQLDKACNFITRDECSDYVPNASSQNLSCEVDEFGLNPMMFERVNG, from the exons atggaagaagtttcTGAACTTCAACCAGTTCCTGATGCACATGTTCCTGTAATGAAATTCAAATTCCAGGGAATATCTATAGATTTGCTGTATGCAAGTATATCACTTTTGGTTGTGCCAGAA GACCTGGATATCTCTCATGGTTCAGTGCTGTATGATGTTGATGAACCAACTGTTCGAAGTCTTAATGGCTGCCGTGTGGCAGATCAAATTCTTAAACTTGTTCCAAATATTGAG CACTTTCGAACTACACTGAGATGCTTGAAGTTTTGGGCTAAAAGACGTGGTGTTTATTCAAAT GTTACTGGATTCCTTGGTGGTGTAAATTGGGCTATTTTAGTTGCTCGAATATGCCAGCTTTACCCTAATGCAATCCCTAGTATGTTGGTTTCCCGGTTCTTCAGGGTCTATACACAGTGGCGATGGCCAAACCCTGTAATGCTATGCTCTATTGAAGAGAATGAACTGGGATTCCCTATATGGGATCCTCGTAGAAATCCCCGAGATAGATTTCACACTATGCCAATAATTACTCCTGCATACCCTTGCATGAATTCAAGTTACAATGTCTCAGCAAGTACTCTTCGTGTCATGATGGAACAGTTCCGCTATGGCAATAAGATTTGTGAT GAAATTGACCTCAATAAAGCCCAGTGGAGCGCACTTTTTCAGCCTTATATCTTTTTTGAGGCATACAAAAACTATTTACAAGTGGACATAGTTGCATCGGACACTGATGATTTACTAGCATGGAAGGGCTGGGTAGAATCTCGATTGAGGCTGCTTACCCTTAAG ATAGAGCGAGATACAAATGGTATGCTGCAGTGCCATCCTTATCCACATGAGTATATAGACACATCGAAGCCATGTGCTCATTCTGCATTTTTCATGGGCTTGCAAAGGAAAGAGGGAGTAAGAGGTCAAGAAGGACAGCAATTTGATATACGTGGAACGGTTGATGAATTTAGACaagaaataaatatgtatatctACTGGAAGCCTGGAATGGAAATTTTTGTTTCTCATGTTCGTCGAAAGCAACTTCCTGCATTTGTTTTTCCTGATGGTTACAAACGCACTAGAATGCCAAGACACATAAGCCATCCGACCGAAAAAACAGGTGATGATGCCACGAAGTGCTACTCTGGATCTGGGCCATCTGAAAGATGCACCAAGAGGAAAAGTTACCCTGAAATGGTGGAAAAGAAGCCAGACAAACCAGATAAACGGGCATCTATTAGCCCACAGAGGTTAGAAAGTGTTTCTCCTGAAAGTTGTACTAGTAAATCAGGTGGTACAGCTCAAATGAGTATTGATAGTATGGAAGGGGTTTGGGtagctggttcaacaaccaatTATGCTAACAGCAATTGTGAAATTAAGTCATCTGATGTGCTCCCAGGAAGTGGACTAAGCTCTGTCGTAGCTGACATGCAGATAAGTGAACCGGGCTTTGTTGACACCACACATGATATGTTGAAACCGAGGTGTGTAGAAGTTCCTAATGAG AATGGAGTTGTCGATGGGGACAAAGCTCAGGATCTGGCTTTAGATTGCTTGGAAAGTGAAGAAACCGAATCTACTAACAATTTTTCGAACTGTAAAGCGGGTGTCGTCGATATGGATCAGCAACTAGACAAAGCATGTAATTTCATCACAAGGGATGAATGCTCAGATTATGTACCAAATGCCAGCTCCCAGAACCTCAGTTGCGAG GTGGACGAGTTTGGACTGAATCCCATGATGTTTGAGAGGGTTAATGGCTGA
- the LOC108331406 gene encoding nuclear poly(A) polymerase 4 isoform X1, with protein MAVSDSPSGASTPPQQEQANKYGFTKPLSLAGPTDADLHRNNELERFLLDSGLYESNDESAARKEVLHRLDQIVKSWVKQLTRQRGYTDQMVEDANAVIFTFGSYRLGVHGPGVDIDTLCIGPSYVNREEDFFIILHNILAEMEEVSELQPVPDAHVPVMKFKFQGISIDLLYASISLLVVPEDLDISHGSVLYDVDEPTVRSLNGCRVADQILKLVPNIEHFRTTLRCLKFWAKRRGVYSNVTGFLGGVNWAILVARICQLYPNAIPSMLVSRFFRVYTQWRWPNPVMLCSIEENELGFPIWDPRRNPRDRFHTMPIITPAYPCMNSSYNVSASTLRVMMEQFRYGNKICDEIDLNKAQWSALFQPYIFFEAYKNYLQVDIVASDTDDLLAWKGWVESRLRLLTLKIERDTNGMLQCHPYPHEYIDTSKPCAHSAFFMGLQRKEGVRGQEGQQFDIRGTVDEFRQEINMYIYWKPGMEIFVSHVRRKQLPAFVFPDGYKRTRMPRHISHPTEKTGDDATKCYSGSGPSERCTKRKSYPEMVEKKPDKPDKRASISPQRLESVSPESCTSKSGGTAQMSIDSMEGVWVAGSTTNYANSNCEIKSSDVLPGSGLSSVVADMQISEPGFVDTTHDMLKPRCVEVPNENGVVDGDKAQDLALDCLESEETESTNNFSNCKAGVVDMDQQLDKACNFITRDECSDYVPNASSQNLSCEVDEFGLNPMMFERVNG; from the exons ATTGTGAAGAGCTGGGTGAAGCAGTTGACGCGCCAACGTGGCTACACAGATCAGATGGTTGAGGATGCAAACGCAGTCATTTTCACTTTTGGTTCTTACCGACTAGGG GTTCATGGACCTGGAGTTGACATTGACACTTTGTGCATTGGTCCTTCTTATGTGAACCGAGAG GAAgatttcttcatcattttgcatAACATTCTGGctgaaatggaagaagtttcTGAACTTCAACCAGTTCCTGATGCACATGTTCCTGTAATGAAATTCAAATTCCAGGGAATATCTATAGATTTGCTGTATGCAAGTATATCACTTTTGGTTGTGCCAGAA GACCTGGATATCTCTCATGGTTCAGTGCTGTATGATGTTGATGAACCAACTGTTCGAAGTCTTAATGGCTGCCGTGTGGCAGATCAAATTCTTAAACTTGTTCCAAATATTGAG CACTTTCGAACTACACTGAGATGCTTGAAGTTTTGGGCTAAAAGACGTGGTGTTTATTCAAAT GTTACTGGATTCCTTGGTGGTGTAAATTGGGCTATTTTAGTTGCTCGAATATGCCAGCTTTACCCTAATGCAATCCCTAGTATGTTGGTTTCCCGGTTCTTCAGGGTCTATACACAGTGGCGATGGCCAAACCCTGTAATGCTATGCTCTATTGAAGAGAATGAACTGGGATTCCCTATATGGGATCCTCGTAGAAATCCCCGAGATAGATTTCACACTATGCCAATAATTACTCCTGCATACCCTTGCATGAATTCAAGTTACAATGTCTCAGCAAGTACTCTTCGTGTCATGATGGAACAGTTCCGCTATGGCAATAAGATTTGTGAT GAAATTGACCTCAATAAAGCCCAGTGGAGCGCACTTTTTCAGCCTTATATCTTTTTTGAGGCATACAAAAACTATTTACAAGTGGACATAGTTGCATCGGACACTGATGATTTACTAGCATGGAAGGGCTGGGTAGAATCTCGATTGAGGCTGCTTACCCTTAAG ATAGAGCGAGATACAAATGGTATGCTGCAGTGCCATCCTTATCCACATGAGTATATAGACACATCGAAGCCATGTGCTCATTCTGCATTTTTCATGGGCTTGCAAAGGAAAGAGGGAGTAAGAGGTCAAGAAGGACAGCAATTTGATATACGTGGAACGGTTGATGAATTTAGACaagaaataaatatgtatatctACTGGAAGCCTGGAATGGAAATTTTTGTTTCTCATGTTCGTCGAAAGCAACTTCCTGCATTTGTTTTTCCTGATGGTTACAAACGCACTAGAATGCCAAGACACATAAGCCATCCGACCGAAAAAACAGGTGATGATGCCACGAAGTGCTACTCTGGATCTGGGCCATCTGAAAGATGCACCAAGAGGAAAAGTTACCCTGAAATGGTGGAAAAGAAGCCAGACAAACCAGATAAACGGGCATCTATTAGCCCACAGAGGTTAGAAAGTGTTTCTCCTGAAAGTTGTACTAGTAAATCAGGTGGTACAGCTCAAATGAGTATTGATAGTATGGAAGGGGTTTGGGtagctggttcaacaaccaatTATGCTAACAGCAATTGTGAAATTAAGTCATCTGATGTGCTCCCAGGAAGTGGACTAAGCTCTGTCGTAGCTGACATGCAGATAAGTGAACCGGGCTTTGTTGACACCACACATGATATGTTGAAACCGAGGTGTGTAGAAGTTCCTAATGAG AATGGAGTTGTCGATGGGGACAAAGCTCAGGATCTGGCTTTAGATTGCTTGGAAAGTGAAGAAACCGAATCTACTAACAATTTTTCGAACTGTAAAGCGGGTGTCGTCGATATGGATCAGCAACTAGACAAAGCATGTAATTTCATCACAAGGGATGAATGCTCAGATTATGTACCAAATGCCAGCTCCCAGAACCTCAGTTGCGAG GTGGACGAGTTTGGACTGAATCCCATGATGTTTGAGAGGGTTAATGGCTGA
- the LOC108331406 gene encoding nuclear poly(A) polymerase 4 isoform X2, giving the protein MAVSDSPSGASTPPQQEQANKYGFTKPLSLAGPTDADLHRNNELERFLLDSGLYESNDESAARKEVLHRLDQIVKSWVKQLTRQRGYTDQMVEDANAVIFTFGSYRLGVHGPGVDIDTLCIGPSYVNREEDFFIILHNILAEMEEVSELQPVPDAHVPVMKFKFQGISIDLLYASISLLVVPEDLDISHGSVLYDVDEPTVRSLNGCRVADQILKLVPNIEHFRTTLRCLKFWAKRRGVYSNVTGFLGGVNWAILVARICQLYPNAIPSMLVSRFFRVYTQWRWPNPVMLCSIEENELGFPIWDPRRNPRDRFHTMPIITPAYPCMNSSYNVSASTLRVMMEQFRYGNKICDEIDLNKAQWSALFQPYIFFEAYKNYLQVDIVASDTDDLLAWKGWVESRLRLLTLKIERDTNGMLQCHPYPHEYIDTSKPCAHSAFFMGLQRKEGVRGQEGQQFDIRGTVDEFRQEINMYIYWKPGMEIFVSHVRRKQLPAFVFPDGYKRTRMPRHISHPTEKTGDDATKCYSGSGPSERCTKRKSYPEMVEKKPDKPDKRASISPQRLESVSPESCTSKSGGTAQMSIDSMEGVWVAGSTTNYANSNCEIKSSDVLPGSGLSSVVADMQISEPGFVDTTHDMLKPRCVEVPNENGVVDGDKAQDLALDCLESEETESTNNFSNCKAGVVDMDQQLDKACNFITRDECSDYVPNASSQNLSCEPDFRLRSVVKLKMG; this is encoded by the exons ATTGTGAAGAGCTGGGTGAAGCAGTTGACGCGCCAACGTGGCTACACAGATCAGATGGTTGAGGATGCAAACGCAGTCATTTTCACTTTTGGTTCTTACCGACTAGGG GTTCATGGACCTGGAGTTGACATTGACACTTTGTGCATTGGTCCTTCTTATGTGAACCGAGAG GAAgatttcttcatcattttgcatAACATTCTGGctgaaatggaagaagtttcTGAACTTCAACCAGTTCCTGATGCACATGTTCCTGTAATGAAATTCAAATTCCAGGGAATATCTATAGATTTGCTGTATGCAAGTATATCACTTTTGGTTGTGCCAGAA GACCTGGATATCTCTCATGGTTCAGTGCTGTATGATGTTGATGAACCAACTGTTCGAAGTCTTAATGGCTGCCGTGTGGCAGATCAAATTCTTAAACTTGTTCCAAATATTGAG CACTTTCGAACTACACTGAGATGCTTGAAGTTTTGGGCTAAAAGACGTGGTGTTTATTCAAAT GTTACTGGATTCCTTGGTGGTGTAAATTGGGCTATTTTAGTTGCTCGAATATGCCAGCTTTACCCTAATGCAATCCCTAGTATGTTGGTTTCCCGGTTCTTCAGGGTCTATACACAGTGGCGATGGCCAAACCCTGTAATGCTATGCTCTATTGAAGAGAATGAACTGGGATTCCCTATATGGGATCCTCGTAGAAATCCCCGAGATAGATTTCACACTATGCCAATAATTACTCCTGCATACCCTTGCATGAATTCAAGTTACAATGTCTCAGCAAGTACTCTTCGTGTCATGATGGAACAGTTCCGCTATGGCAATAAGATTTGTGAT GAAATTGACCTCAATAAAGCCCAGTGGAGCGCACTTTTTCAGCCTTATATCTTTTTTGAGGCATACAAAAACTATTTACAAGTGGACATAGTTGCATCGGACACTGATGATTTACTAGCATGGAAGGGCTGGGTAGAATCTCGATTGAGGCTGCTTACCCTTAAG ATAGAGCGAGATACAAATGGTATGCTGCAGTGCCATCCTTATCCACATGAGTATATAGACACATCGAAGCCATGTGCTCATTCTGCATTTTTCATGGGCTTGCAAAGGAAAGAGGGAGTAAGAGGTCAAGAAGGACAGCAATTTGATATACGTGGAACGGTTGATGAATTTAGACaagaaataaatatgtatatctACTGGAAGCCTGGAATGGAAATTTTTGTTTCTCATGTTCGTCGAAAGCAACTTCCTGCATTTGTTTTTCCTGATGGTTACAAACGCACTAGAATGCCAAGACACATAAGCCATCCGACCGAAAAAACAGGTGATGATGCCACGAAGTGCTACTCTGGATCTGGGCCATCTGAAAGATGCACCAAGAGGAAAAGTTACCCTGAAATGGTGGAAAAGAAGCCAGACAAACCAGATAAACGGGCATCTATTAGCCCACAGAGGTTAGAAAGTGTTTCTCCTGAAAGTTGTACTAGTAAATCAGGTGGTACAGCTCAAATGAGTATTGATAGTATGGAAGGGGTTTGGGtagctggttcaacaaccaatTATGCTAACAGCAATTGTGAAATTAAGTCATCTGATGTGCTCCCAGGAAGTGGACTAAGCTCTGTCGTAGCTGACATGCAGATAAGTGAACCGGGCTTTGTTGACACCACACATGATATGTTGAAACCGAGGTGTGTAGAAGTTCCTAATGAG AATGGAGTTGTCGATGGGGACAAAGCTCAGGATCTGGCTTTAGATTGCTTGGAAAGTGAAGAAACCGAATCTACTAACAATTTTTCGAACTGTAAAGCGGGTGTCGTCGATATGGATCAGCAACTAGACAAAGCATGTAATTTCATCACAAGGGATGAATGCTCAGATTATGTACCAAATGCCAGCTCCCAGAACCTCAGTTGCGAG CCAGATTTCAGACTCAGAAGTGTTGTAAAATTGAAGATGGGCTAG
- the LOC108331406 gene encoding nuclear poly(A) polymerase 4 isoform X3 has product MAVSDSPSGASTPPQQEQANKYGFTKPLSLAGPTDADLHRNNELERFLLDSGLYESNDESAARKEVLHRLDQIVKSWVKQLTRQRGYTDQMVEDANAVIFTFGSYRLGVHGPGVDIDTLCIGPSYVNREEDFFIILHNILAEMEEVSELQPVPDAHVPVMKFKFQGISIDLLYASISLLVVPEDLDISHGSVLYDVDEPTVRSLNGCRVADQILKLVPNIEHFRTTLRCLKFWAKRRGVYSNVTGFLGGVNWAILVARICQLYPNAIPSMLVSRFFRVYTQWRWPNPVMLCSIEENELGFPIWDPRRNPRDRFHTMPIITPAYPCMNSSYNVSASTLRVMMEQFRYGNKICDEIDLNKAQWSALFQPYIFFEAYKNYLQVDIVASDTDDLLAWKGWVESRLRLLTLKIERDTNGMLQCHPYPHEYIDTSKPCAHSAFFMGLQRKEGVRGQEGQQFDIRGTVDEFRQEINMYIYWKPGMEIFVSHVRRKQLPAFVFPDGYKRTRMPRHISHPTEKTGDDATKCYSGSGPSERCTKRKSYPEMVEKKPDKPDKRASISPQRLESVSPESCTSKSGGTAQMSIDSMEGVWVAGSTTNYANSNCEIKSSDVLPGSGLSSVVADMQISEPGFVDTTHDMLKPRCVEVPNENGVVDGDKAQDLALDCLESEETESTNNFSNCKAGVVDMDQQLDKACNFITRDECSDYVPNASSQNLSCEGDVCVAVPDQF; this is encoded by the exons ATTGTGAAGAGCTGGGTGAAGCAGTTGACGCGCCAACGTGGCTACACAGATCAGATGGTTGAGGATGCAAACGCAGTCATTTTCACTTTTGGTTCTTACCGACTAGGG GTTCATGGACCTGGAGTTGACATTGACACTTTGTGCATTGGTCCTTCTTATGTGAACCGAGAG GAAgatttcttcatcattttgcatAACATTCTGGctgaaatggaagaagtttcTGAACTTCAACCAGTTCCTGATGCACATGTTCCTGTAATGAAATTCAAATTCCAGGGAATATCTATAGATTTGCTGTATGCAAGTATATCACTTTTGGTTGTGCCAGAA GACCTGGATATCTCTCATGGTTCAGTGCTGTATGATGTTGATGAACCAACTGTTCGAAGTCTTAATGGCTGCCGTGTGGCAGATCAAATTCTTAAACTTGTTCCAAATATTGAG CACTTTCGAACTACACTGAGATGCTTGAAGTTTTGGGCTAAAAGACGTGGTGTTTATTCAAAT GTTACTGGATTCCTTGGTGGTGTAAATTGGGCTATTTTAGTTGCTCGAATATGCCAGCTTTACCCTAATGCAATCCCTAGTATGTTGGTTTCCCGGTTCTTCAGGGTCTATACACAGTGGCGATGGCCAAACCCTGTAATGCTATGCTCTATTGAAGAGAATGAACTGGGATTCCCTATATGGGATCCTCGTAGAAATCCCCGAGATAGATTTCACACTATGCCAATAATTACTCCTGCATACCCTTGCATGAATTCAAGTTACAATGTCTCAGCAAGTACTCTTCGTGTCATGATGGAACAGTTCCGCTATGGCAATAAGATTTGTGAT GAAATTGACCTCAATAAAGCCCAGTGGAGCGCACTTTTTCAGCCTTATATCTTTTTTGAGGCATACAAAAACTATTTACAAGTGGACATAGTTGCATCGGACACTGATGATTTACTAGCATGGAAGGGCTGGGTAGAATCTCGATTGAGGCTGCTTACCCTTAAG ATAGAGCGAGATACAAATGGTATGCTGCAGTGCCATCCTTATCCACATGAGTATATAGACACATCGAAGCCATGTGCTCATTCTGCATTTTTCATGGGCTTGCAAAGGAAAGAGGGAGTAAGAGGTCAAGAAGGACAGCAATTTGATATACGTGGAACGGTTGATGAATTTAGACaagaaataaatatgtatatctACTGGAAGCCTGGAATGGAAATTTTTGTTTCTCATGTTCGTCGAAAGCAACTTCCTGCATTTGTTTTTCCTGATGGTTACAAACGCACTAGAATGCCAAGACACATAAGCCATCCGACCGAAAAAACAGGTGATGATGCCACGAAGTGCTACTCTGGATCTGGGCCATCTGAAAGATGCACCAAGAGGAAAAGTTACCCTGAAATGGTGGAAAAGAAGCCAGACAAACCAGATAAACGGGCATCTATTAGCCCACAGAGGTTAGAAAGTGTTTCTCCTGAAAGTTGTACTAGTAAATCAGGTGGTACAGCTCAAATGAGTATTGATAGTATGGAAGGGGTTTGGGtagctggttcaacaaccaatTATGCTAACAGCAATTGTGAAATTAAGTCATCTGATGTGCTCCCAGGAAGTGGACTAAGCTCTGTCGTAGCTGACATGCAGATAAGTGAACCGGGCTTTGTTGACACCACACATGATATGTTGAAACCGAGGTGTGTAGAAGTTCCTAATGAG AATGGAGTTGTCGATGGGGACAAAGCTCAGGATCTGGCTTTAGATTGCTTGGAAAGTGAAGAAACCGAATCTACTAACAATTTTTCGAACTGTAAAGCGGGTGTCGTCGATATGGATCAGCAACTAGACAAAGCATGTAATTTCATCACAAGGGATGAATGCTCAGATTATGTACCAAATGCCAGCTCCCAGAACCTCAGTTGCGAG GGTGATGTTTGTGTGGCTGTTCCAGATCAGTTCTGA